TCAGTCGCGAGCCCGAACCTTTTTTCGGACCCTCGTTCTCCTCTCCGTCGCGAGTTGCGGCGGCGCGGAGGACCCGGTGACGATCGTCGACGTCACGCCTACGCCTCGGACCATCGGCGTCACGCCGAATCAGACCACGATGACCTTCGTCGGGCAGACGGCGAGCCTGCGTGCTCTGATCCTCGATCAGAACGGGACGACGTTCGCGGGCGCCCCGACGTGGACCACCGGTGACCCGGCGGTCTTCACCGTGAATGGCTCGGGAGTGGTGACGGCCGTCGCGAACGGAAGTGCCACGGTGACCGCCACGTTCCAGGCCCTGAGTGCGACCGCAGAGGTGACCGTAGCCCAGGTGGCCACCGTAGTCACGATCGTTTCTGGCAGTGATCAGACGGCGATTGTCCGTGAAACGTTGCCGACGCCCGTTGTGGTGCGCGTGACCGACCAAGGGGGTGCGCCAGTTCCGGGTGAAACGGTGACGTTCACACCGGGCGGGCAGAGTGGCACGGTGAGTGCCTCCTCCGCAGTGGCTGATGCGAACGGTGAGGCTTCCACTGTATGGACCCTGGGCGAGGTGTTTGGCGGACAGTCATTAACTGCCTCCATCGCTGGCGGCGCGAGCGCTACGATCGGTGCCACGGCTCAGTCAGCGACTCCGATCCCAGACCTCAAAACAGGCGGCACCCTCATCGTAACCAGGGCCGACCCGAGCTCACTCGAAAGTGTGGACGTTCAGTTCACAATACGAAACGATGGAAATGCGTCGACTGGCGCAGGATACCGCGTTCAGCTGACAGCGGACGGAACGGAGATCGCCACCAAGGCCATGAGTGAACTTGCGACGGGAGCTTCTGAGACCGTCACCTTCTCCGTCGGACCGTTTGCCGCGGGGGTGCGGCAACTCGCGGTGAACATCGACGCGGACGGCGAGATCGTGGAAGGTGACGAAAGCAATAACACGACGCTCCGCAACGTCACGGTCATTGAGCAGTCTGTGATTCCGGCCGGAACGACAGGGGTCCTTTCTGGGACAACTGACGATGAGTTGCTGTTCAGACTCGAAGTGCCGGCGGGCTCACCGAGTATTCTGACGTTTGAGATTACCGGAGGCAGCGGGGATGTGGATCTGTTCGTTGAGCGGGGCGACCGACCGACGAATCGCGCAGAATACAACGATTGCCTGAGCGGGAACTCGACCAATGAGGAGCGCTGCCAGATCGGGAGTGCCCAACCCGGGATCTATCACATCCTCCTGCATGCGTTCAGCACGTTCTCCGGGGCCACCATGAGTATCACGCTCGGTGGCGAGGTGCTGCCGTTCAACATTGAACTGGTCTTCCTCAATCACGGAACGGCTGCGCAGGACGCCGCCGTGACGGCTGCAGCTGAACGCTGGATGTCCATTATTCCGATAGACATCCCCAACATCGACTTCTCTAATCAGCCGATCTCGGCTGACGCGTGTACCGAGGGCCAGCCCCTGTTCACGGGTGAGGTGGACGACCTCAGGATCTACGTGACTATTGAAGAGATCGATGGAGCGGGCATGACCCTGGCGTCGGCCGGGCCGTGCGTAAATAGGGGCCTTACCAATCTCCCGGCCATAGGCTCGATGAAGTTCGACGCCGCGGATCTGGACGACTTGGAGGCAAGCGGAGGTCTGATTTCTGTGGTTCTCCACGAGATGGGGCACGTACTAGGCCTAGGTACCATCTGGGATGGACGTGGGCTACTCCAAAATCCTTCGCTACCATCCAGCCCTGGGGCGGACACTCATTTCACAGGTGAGAAGGCGATCGCGGCTTTCGACGCGGCGGGTGGTTCCAGCTACACCCTCGGCCAGAAGGTGCCGGTGGAGAACACAGCCGGTGAGGGGTCGAGCGATGCCCATTGGCGCGAGACGCTTCTTGGGCTGGAACTCATGACTCCCTTCTTCACGTCGGGGGTGAGTAATCCGTTGAGTGCGATCTCCATTCAGTCGATGGCGGACGTGGGTTATTCGGTGGATGTCTCTCAAGCCGACCCGTATTCCGGCTCGTTCTCGTCACCATCCAGAGCCCCGTCGAAACTGACTCCGATTCTCGATTTTGGTGATGACATCAGAAAGGGGCCTGTTTTCGTGGTGGATCAAAAGGGACGTGTCATCCGTGTCGTGAACTGAACCGGTCCTGAACGTGGAAATGACTGACCCAGTGCTGGCGACGGATCGCCTCCTTTTGCGCGACTTCGAGCCTGGCGACTATGAGGCGGTGCACGCCTATGCCGCAGACATCGAAGTCGTGCGCTTCATGTCGTGGGGCCCGAACACGGAGGTAGATACCCGCGACTTCCTGGAGCGGGCGGCGGAATCGGCCGCGGCTCGGCCGCGAATCGGGTACGAACTTGCCGTGGCCCACCTTCAAGACGGGCGCCTGCTCGGGGGTATCGAATTGAGCCTCGCCGCAGAAGACAGCCAGCAGGCCATGCTCGGATACTGTTTCAGCCGGGAAGCTTGGGGGCAGGGATACGCGACTGAGGCGGCGGAAGCCATGCTCATGTTGGGCTTCGACGTGTTGGGCTTACACCGTGTGTGGGCCGGTTGTGATTCCCAGAATACCGTTTCGGCTCATGTGTTGGAGAAGATTGGAATGAGTCTGGAGGGGTGTATGAGGGAGGACGTGCGGGTCCGCGGGGAATGGCGCGACACTCTTCTGTTCGGGATCCTAGAGAATGAGTACAAGGCGCGCTTGAGCGAATAGCCCTCGCGAGGTCCTCTGCGAGCGGTCTCGTATTTGTGTAAGCATATGCGAGCCGGGCTGTACATAATCCTGCTCAAGCGACCCTCGCATGGGCCGCAGATTGCTCCGAAAATGATTTGCAGCCATGCGTACATACCAGAATTTGTCGAATCAGCATGGCTGCCTTTGCCCGTCTGATTGCCGCCCCTCTCGTGGCGCAGGTGCGGGTAGGCCGAAATGACAACGCAGCGGACCCGGACGACGTGCCCGAAGTGACGCTTGCCATGATGGGGAGCGGCGTTCAGCTGAACACCGGCCCCGCGACTGTTGCCTGGAATCCTTCGAACACTGTCAGTGGTGACTACACGCTCAAAGGCACGTTCACGCTTCAGGAGCCGAGTGATCACAACAACGACCTCGGCCTCGTCTTCGGCGCGGGCGCCCTGGGCGATGATAGCCAGGACCACATGTACTTCCACACGCTGCCTCGCAGGGGCATGGCCGCTCGGGCCGACGGCATCTACGGTGTGCGCGTAGGCCACCGGATTTCTGGTGTCCTCGTTGAGGGGCGCAGCGTCTCACACTAGTCGCTGAAGCACACGAAACGGCAGCGGCCTCATCGCCTACAGGGTGGTGTGGCCGTTCCCTTTTCGGGCTCGTCGGAATCCACGAGGTTGCACGCCTGATGTGACTAACGATTGGACTCGAATCCCTTGGAGTCGATGTGACCGCGCTGCTCTTCTCTCTCGCCGTTCTGGCCCAGGTGCCCGCTGACACGCTCCGGTACAGCGGCCGCGACGGCCAGTTAGATGTCGATCCGCCTCGGATCGAGTCTCCATCGATTTCAATCGATGCGCGCCTGGACGAAGCTGAGTGGGCGCAGGCTGCGGTTCTGACCGGCTTCACACAGTACACCCCGGTGGAAGGAGCGCGGGCCTCGGAAGAAACAGAGGTACGTGTCTTCTATTCTTCGGACGCGATCTATTTTGGGTTCCAGGTGTTCGATTCCGACCCCGAGAACATTTTGGTGCATCTCACGGAACGGGATGCCTCGACCCGCGTCGATGATTGGGTGCGTATCATGCTCGATACGTTCGACGACGAGCGCTCTGCGTACTCGTTTTTCGTGAACGCGTATGGCATTCAGACCGATGGGATGTGGCTGGAGTCGATAACACCCATGGGCGGCCCGACTGGGCCGAAGGTGGACTTCAATCCTGACTTCATCTGGGATTCACACGGACGTGTGACGGAGGACGGGTGGGTCACCGAAATCCGGATTCCTTATGTGTCGCTCCGATTCCCCGATGTGGAGCAGCAGGACTGGGGTATCCAGATTGCACGTGGCATCATGCGGACGAACTTCAAGTCGACGTGGGCACCACTCACGCTCGACGTTTCCAGCGTCTTGGCGCAGAGCGGTAGATTGCGTGGGCTTCGCGGACTGAGGCCCAAACGACTCATCGAAATCAATCCGGTGACGACGGCGAAGCGCGAGGGCTTCCGGACGAATGGTGTCTTTTCTAGGGACGATCCCGATCCAGAAGCGGGCATCAATGCGAGGATCGGCGTCACACCCAACCTCGTGTTGGACGCCACACTAAACCCCGATTTTTCGCAGGTTGAGGCCGACGCGGATCAGGTTCAAGTAAACGAACGGTTCGCGCTCTTCTTCCCCGAAAAGAGGCTCTTCTTCTTGGAAGGCGCCGAGATCTTTCGCAGCACTCAGAACCTCGTACACACGCGCCGGATCGTGGACCCGATTGCTGGGGCGAAGCTGACAGGAAAGATCGGCAGCTTCAGTGTGGCGTACCTAGGCTCTGTGGACGAGAGTCCCACGTCGGTCTTCGGTGGCTCCTCGGACGCCGTATTCAACCTCATGCGCGTCCGTCGCGACATCGGTGCTGGTTCGAGCGCGGGCATCCTCTATACGGACCGCACGCTGACCGAAGGAGGCGGCTTCAATCGAGTGCTTTCGGGTGATGCCCGGATGCTCTTTGGCGGTCGGTACGCGCTCGAAACGCAGTTGACGGGGAGTTGGACCTCCTCTGGAGCCGCTGGAGAGAGTGTCGAGATCCAACCCGCAGTCACTGTGAGCTTCAGCCGCAGTGGCTTGAATTACCACTACAGTGTGCGCTTTGAGGACATCGATCCTGATTTTCGCACCCGCAGCGGCTTCATGCCTCGAGTGGGGGACACACAACTCTCAACTGTTGTTGGGTTCGATCGATATGGTGAGCCGGGTTCGTTGGTCGAGCGTTGGGGGGTCGAGTTTCGAAACAACCACTTCTTTGACCACGACGAATTCTGGGACGGGGGCTCGGCGGACGACTGGGAGCTCGAATTGTGGCCAACCATCGCGCTCCGAGGAGCCCGAAGTGTGTCCTTTATTCTTCGATGGGGCGGTTTTCGCTTCCAGCCGGAGGATTACGGGGCATACCAGGTGGAGGGCCCAGCCGGTGGTGCTCAGCCGTTCACGGTACCGGGTGAAATCGATCGGATGCTGGGCCTAGCTGCGATCCCAAAGATCCGCATCAACGACAAAATCAGCCTGAATGGAGTCATCCTTCTTCGAGAAATTCCGCTCTTCTCCGAAGGGGGCCTGGGATGGGAGAGGCAGTTCTCTCCAAGTGTCACGATCCAGCCCAGTGAGGCGCTGCAATTAGTGGCGGGTTACTCCTGGGCGAAGCTCTGGCGTCGGATAGACGACTCACTGTTCAGTACAGTGCACCTTCCCCGCCTTCGTGTGCAGTACCAGGTGGGTCGGTCGGTCTTTGTCCGGGTGGTCGGGCAGTACGATATTGAGGAACGCTCCGCACTTCGTCACCCCGAATCTGGCCAGCCGATTCTGGTAAACGGAGTGCTTGAGACGGCGCGAGATCGGGGGGACTTCCAAGGACAAGCGTTGCTCTCGTACGAGCCGTCTCCTGGCACTGTCTTCTTCTTCGGTTACAGCCGAATCATGGATGGACTGTCGGGATATGCGCTTGGCCCGAAGCGGCTTCTTCAGGACGGGTTCTTCGTCAAGCTCTCTTACCTGTTCCGGATGTAGTGACCTTTGCGGCTCTCACAGCGTAGCATCGCCCTCTTCTGGGCGCCCTTGGCAGCCACGTGGGTAATGATGGCGACCGAAGGGCCGCTCATAGCCGCGGTCATCGCCCGCATGCCAGATCCGACGTTTAATCTGGCCGCCCACGGCGTGACGTTCGCGCTGGCGATCCTGATCGAAGCGCCGGTCATCATGTTGATGAGCGCAGCCACGGCACTGGTCCGCGATCGCACCAGTTTTCTTAAGCTGCGGAACTTCGCGTTCGCGCTGAACTTCCTGTCGACTGCCGGCCTTCTCGTCCTTCTGATTCCAAGCGTGTTCAACTGGGTCACGGGATCTCTGATTGGATTGCCGGCAGAGGTGTCGTCTCTGACCTATGGTGCGCTGTGGTTCATGCTGCCATGGCCGGGAGCCATCGGGTATCGTCGCTTCCTTCAGGGAGTGCTGATCCGGGCGGGAAAGACCCGCCTCGTCGCGTGGGGCACCGTCATCAGGCTCATCGCGATGGCCCTCGCGTCATTGTGCGGTTTCCTCTGGCTCGACATACCGGGCTCCTGGATTGGAGCGATGGCTCTCGGGATTGGGGTCAGCGTGGAAGCGGTTGCGGCCCGATTTATGGCGGCTCCAACGGTCCGCGGCCTGCTTGACAGGAAGGGTGACCTGGAGGCTACGGGACGTGAGATATCGTATCGGGACATCGCGTCTTTCTATCTCCCGCTCGCGCTCACCTCGTTAATTGGGCTGACCGTGCAACCGTTGCTGACGTTCTTTATGGGTCGCAGCGTCGCCCCACTCGAGTCGTTGGCTGTCTTCCCGGTCGTGCACTCACTCTCGTTCTTCTTCCGCTCAATGGGACTGGCTTTCCAGGACGTCGCGATTGCTCTCATGGGGGAGCGGCTCGAGAACTTCAGGGAACTGAGGCGCTTTGCATTGACGTTGGGTGGTGCGACCTCGCTGGGGATCGCACTGGTTGGTTTCACGCCACTGTCCCATGTGTGGTTCGTGCGCATCTCCGGCTTGACCCCAGAGTTGACCGCATTCGCGCTAATACCGACGCGCCTACTGGTACCGTTGCCGTTCCTGTCTGTGATTCTATCGCTTCAGCGCGCAATACTTGTGCAAGGGCGTCGCACCAAGCACATCACGGTCGCGAGCGCGGTCGAGCTTGCCGCGGTTGCGCTCGTATTTGTGAGCTTGGGCTGGGGGCTCAACCTAGTCGGGGCGACTGCCGCTTTTGCTGCATTCCTGGGAGGACGGCTGGCGAGTAACGCCTATCTGCTCCCGAGTTGCGCCTCGGTGATTCGCACAAAATCGCGCGACAGTTAGGGCTCTAGTCGCACGAGGCCGTGGTGGTCGACATTTGCTGCGAAGCCGACGCACTCAGGATCATCGTCACCATTCGCGAAGACTTCGCGCATCGCGGCGGCCACCAGATCTGTGCGGCTGACCGGACACATAGCGATGAGCCCGGATCCTGCACCGGAGACCGTGACAGCCCACGCTCCTGCGTCGTACCCAGCAGCGATTGCGTTATACGCGCCCGGGATCATGGGCAGTCGATGTGGGACGTGGAGTTCGTCTTCCGCCCCAATCCTGAGCAACTCTGGATCACCGCGTGCCAGGCCCTGAACTAGAGCTGTCGCCCTAGCGATCGATCGGGCCGCCGTGTCGTGTCCGACGTGCTTCGGGAGCGCTTTTCGAGCTGAGATGGTCGATATGCCTGCGGGTGGCGCGGCGTATGCGAAGCCTATCATGTCAGAGAGCTCGAGCTTCGTGACGAGGGGGCGGATGGCGCCTGGCAGCACGGCTCGCAGCCCACCGAAGAGACAAGGTGCCGCGTTGTCACCGTGCCCCTCGTGCTCATAGGCGGCGCAGAAGGCGGCGTCCCGGTCTTCTGGCAGGCCCCTCACCGCTAGAGCAAGGTCGATACCCGCGAGCACTGCAGCGGCGGATGACCCGAGCCCCCGAGCAACGGGGATCGTCGAGCTGAGGTGCACCGTGCCTCCAGCCTCGAGGCCATCCTTGCTCAAGGCCTCCATAAATGCGGCGGTCACGAGGTCATTCTCAACAGAGTCGGTCAGCTTCTCGAGTGTTCCAGATCGCTCAACCCTGAGAACTTGGTTGCCGGGCTCGTATCGGACGTCCAGGTAACGGTTCAACGCGAGGCCGATGGTGTCGTATCCACTGCCTAGGTTCGACGTGGAGCACGGTACCCGGATTCGCGCAGCGGCCAGGTCACTCAATCGTGTCGATCCGGCTCAAGATTGCCTCGATATCACTAAGTGTGGGTGCCGCTTGTAGGAAGTGTTCGTCCTTGCCGATCACCGATGCGAGCCCCGGAGGGAGCGGGACTTCCACGCCAATAGCCTGCTCGACCACTTCAGGGAACTTAGCCGGGTGTGCCGTCGCCAGCACGACGGTCGGGACACCGGCGGGAGCGGGGCGGCGCTGTTGGGCACGGTAGGCGACGGCTGAGTGCGGATCGAGCACATATCCCGTTCGTGAGAAGACATCACGGATGGTCTTGCGAGTGTCGTCGTCGTCGATCGCGTGGCTGGAGACGAAATTCTGGAGGGGCTCAGGGGAGACTTCGTGCATCCAGCGGATACGCTCCAGATTGCTTGGACTGCCAACGTCCATCGCGTTTGAGATCGTGGATATGGACTCTCGGTCGCCAACCATACCCGTATTCAGGAACGTCGCAAACGAGTCGTTCACGTTGGTAGCTGCGAGGAAACTATGAGTCGACATTCCACAGCTGCGGGCGATTATCCCCGCACAGAGATTGCCCAAGTTGCCGCAGGGGACCGAGAATCGTGGAGGGTCGTCCAGGCTGGCCGCGGCGAACATGTAGTACAGAGCTTGAGGCAAGAGTCTGCCGATGTTGATCGAATTGGCCGAGGTCAATCTGTGTTGTGCTCGTATGGATGCGGACCCGAAGGCTTCCTTCGCCAGGCGCTGACAGTCGTCGAAGGTTCCGGCTACTGCGACGGATGTGACATTGTCTCCCAGGGTCGTCATCTGGCGGCGCTGACGTGCGCTGACGCCATCGCGGGGGAAGAGCACGACCACCCGATATCCGGGTAGGCGGTGGAATGCGTTCGCCACCGCGCTCCCAGTATCACCGGAGGTGGCCACGAGGACCGTCCGGGGCGAAGTCGAGTTGATGTCATAGGGGTCTATCGTCGACATGAGCCGCGCCATAAAGCGGGCTCCGAAGTCCTTAAACGCGTGCGTGGGGCCGTGGAACAGCTCAAGCACGTGTACTCCCGGATCGACCTCAATGAGAGGTACCGGGAATGTCAGAGAATCAGCGACGACCGACGTAGTGATCTCAGATGGGAGTGAGTCCTCTAGGAGGTCGGAGGCTGCCTTGCAGGCCACCGAGAGGAACGCCGGCTTCGACCCATGCTCTGATAACGGCCGGACCCGGGGCATAGGATCGGGCATGTAGAGGCCGCCGTCCTGCGCGAGGCCCTCGAAC
This region of Longimicrobiales bacterium genomic DNA includes:
- a CDS encoding CARDB domain-containing protein — translated: MIQSRARTFFRTLVLLSVASCGGAEDPVTIVDVTPTPRTIGVTPNQTTMTFVGQTASLRALILDQNGTTFAGAPTWTTGDPAVFTVNGSGVVTAVANGSATVTATFQALSATAEVTVAQVATVVTIVSGSDQTAIVRETLPTPVVVRVTDQGGAPVPGETVTFTPGGQSGTVSASSAVADANGEASTVWTLGEVFGGQSLTASIAGGASATIGATAQSATPIPDLKTGGTLIVTRADPSSLESVDVQFTIRNDGNASTGAGYRVQLTADGTEIATKAMSELATGASETVTFSVGPFAAGVRQLAVNIDADGEIVEGDESNNTTLRNVTVIEQSVIPAGTTGVLSGTTDDELLFRLEVPAGSPSILTFEITGGSGDVDLFVERGDRPTNRAEYNDCLSGNSTNEERCQIGSAQPGIYHILLHAFSTFSGATMSITLGGEVLPFNIELVFLNHGTAAQDAAVTAAAERWMSIIPIDIPNIDFSNQPISADACTEGQPLFTGEVDDLRIYVTIEEIDGAGMTLASAGPCVNRGLTNLPAIGSMKFDAADLDDLEASGGLISVVLHEMGHVLGLGTIWDGRGLLQNPSLPSSPGADTHFTGEKAIAAFDAAGGSSYTLGQKVPVENTAGEGSSDAHWRETLLGLELMTPFFTSGVSNPLSAISIQSMADVGYSVDVSQADPYSGSFSSPSRAPSKLTPILDFGDDIRKGPVFVVDQKGRVIRVVN
- a CDS encoding GNAT family protein, whose translation is MTDPVLATDRLLLRDFEPGDYEAVHAYAADIEVVRFMSWGPNTEVDTRDFLERAAESAAARPRIGYELAVAHLQDGRLLGGIELSLAAEDSQQAMLGYCFSREAWGQGYATEAAEAMLMLGFDVLGLHRVWAGCDSQNTVSAHVLEKIGMSLEGCMREDVRVRGEWRDTLLFGILENEYKARLSE
- a CDS encoding DUF5916 domain-containing protein, with protein sequence MTALLFSLAVLAQVPADTLRYSGRDGQLDVDPPRIESPSISIDARLDEAEWAQAAVLTGFTQYTPVEGARASEETEVRVFYSSDAIYFGFQVFDSDPENILVHLTERDASTRVDDWVRIMLDTFDDERSAYSFFVNAYGIQTDGMWLESITPMGGPTGPKVDFNPDFIWDSHGRVTEDGWVTEIRIPYVSLRFPDVEQQDWGIQIARGIMRTNFKSTWAPLTLDVSSVLAQSGRLRGLRGLRPKRLIEINPVTTAKREGFRTNGVFSRDDPDPEAGINARIGVTPNLVLDATLNPDFSQVEADADQVQVNERFALFFPEKRLFFLEGAEIFRSTQNLVHTRRIVDPIAGAKLTGKIGSFSVAYLGSVDESPTSVFGGSSDAVFNLMRVRRDIGAGSSAGILYTDRTLTEGGGFNRVLSGDARMLFGGRYALETQLTGSWTSSGAAGESVEIQPAVTVSFSRSGLNYHYSVRFEDIDPDFRTRSGFMPRVGDTQLSTVVGFDRYGEPGSLVERWGVEFRNNHFFDHDEFWDGGSADDWELELWPTIALRGARSVSFILRWGGFRFQPEDYGAYQVEGPAGGAQPFTVPGEIDRMLGLAAIPKIRINDKISLNGVILLREIPLFSEGGLGWERQFSPSVTIQPSEALQLVAGYSWAKLWRRIDDSLFSTVHLPRLRVQYQVGRSVFVRVVGQYDIEERSALRHPESGQPILVNGVLETARDRGDFQGQALLSYEPSPGTVFFFGYSRIMDGLSGYALGPKRLLQDGFFVKLSYLFRM
- the thrB gene encoding homoserine kinase; protein product: MSDLAAARIRVPCSTSNLGSGYDTIGLALNRYLDVRYEPGNQVLRVERSGTLEKLTDSVENDLVTAAFMEALSKDGLEAGGTVHLSSTIPVARGLGSSAAAVLAGIDLALAVRGLPEDRDAAFCAAYEHEGHGDNAAPCLFGGLRAVLPGAIRPLVTKLELSDMIGFAYAAPPAGISTISARKALPKHVGHDTAARSIARATALVQGLARGDPELLRIGAEDELHVPHRLPMIPGAYNAIAAGYDAGAWAVTVSGAGSGLIAMCPVSRTDLVAAAMREVFANGDDDPECVGFAANVDHHGLVRLEP
- the thrC gene encoding threonine synthase, which gives rise to MGTFTSTRGNQASLEAALFEGLAQDGGLYMPDPMPRVRPLSEHGSKPAFLSVACKAASDLLEDSLPSEITTSVVADSLTFPVPLIEVDPGVHVLELFHGPTHAFKDFGARFMARLMSTIDPYDINSTSPRTVLVATSGDTGSAVANAFHRLPGYRVVVLFPRDGVSARQRRQMTTLGDNVTSVAVAGTFDDCQRLAKEAFGSASIRAQHRLTSANSINIGRLLPQALYYMFAAASLDDPPRFSVPCGNLGNLCAGIIARSCGMSTHSFLAATNVNDSFATFLNTGMVGDRESISTISNAMDVGSPSNLERIRWMHEVSPEPLQNFVSSHAIDDDDTRKTIRDVFSRTGYVLDPHSAVAYRAQQRRPAPAGVPTVVLATAHPAKFPEVVEQAIGVEVPLPPGLASVIGKDEHFLQAAPTLSDIEAILSRIDTIE